TTTCAATGTTAATCAGTACACAAAACCCTAGTCCTAGATAGTTTCCGatgtcaaaaataattaaaaaaaaaaaagaactttccAAACCTTCACAGCTACTAATGGGGTACCTGTTTtacttgggggtgtaccaaactACCAATCCCTTACCAATAGATCTTTTGTCCTATTTGAAAGTTGGTCCACATCCAAGCAATTTGGTACCCCATTAGCAACAACTTCTGTCTCTCCAGTTTCTAACCCATCGGGTCTACATTTATATCGCGGCTACTCGCTGGTTATTGTCAGTGTGAGTTGAGGTTTCCTTTTATCCATCCTTTGCTCTGCGTTCACCTTCGAACAAGCTCaaaatttgcataaaatggaaggTAATACtattagtttagtttagttttttgtttttttttttgtttcattttgcaAATCAATTCGTTCAAGTAATTATTTCATTGTTCGAATGCAGTACAAAATGAAGCAGTTAACATTGAGCTCAAATTCACATGGAGGATTGCAAACTTTTCTCATTTgaaagagctcaaacattacTCTAAAGTTTTCACAATCGGTTCTTGTAAATGGTATTTCAGCTCAACCATGCATACCTATTTCTAATTAATCAACTATATTATCATTTTGGTTTAAATTATGATTTCTTTTTTCGTAGGAAATTGCTGGTTTATCCCAACCGACTGTACAGTTGGGGAGAAACGTTTGTATCGATCTACCTGGTTGCGGTTGACCCAGTGGATTCGCAATATGCGAAGTTCTGTTTGCTACTCATTGATCAGATCCATAACAAAAACACATTGAGAAAAGGTATCACTTAGAAAAGCTCATTACGTACATTAGATTATAATATAAATTACAACTTTCTGCATTCTTGCAGTTAAAGAACACAATTTCACTAAACTCGACGACAAAAAGGGTTTCTCAGAATTTGTAAGGGTGATTACACTTAAAGATCCTGGTAACGGATATATCGTGAACGACactattattgttgaagttcagTTCACTTTAAAGTCGGCAGAAGATTCTAATAAGAGAATCTGTGTGgatcaacagaagaagaagaataagcagATTATTGACTTGGAAAGTAACCCTCAACTTATAAAGGTTTGTAATATCATATATTATCTCCATTTCAATCAATTTCAGTTCATTTCATCAGTTCATTTTTTTGAATGTTTTTCCCTGTTTGTGTAGAAGGTTGATAAGCAAAATGGCAACACCTCCAAAGAAGTTATAACTTTGTTGTCAGATGATGAGGATCAAGAAGATGTTGAATCATTGGAGAAATTGAAGTTGACATTGGGAAGCGAAATAGAAATACTGAACAAAGAAAGTCCAAACTCGGAAGTGATATTGAATCACTCAGTAAGGAGAAGACTAAATTGGGAAATGATACTGAGTTGCTCAACAAGGAGAACGCGAAACTGCAAAGTGATTTTGAAGTTCTCAACAAAAAACAAACTACGGTACAAGGTGATATTTGTTCACTGAATGACAAGAGGATTACCCTAGAAAATAAAGTTCAATCACTCAGGAATGATACTGAGTTGCTCaacaaggagaagaagaaattggGAAGTGAGTTAAAATCTCTCACCAAAGAGAAGTCCACAGCTGAGAGTAATATTTACTCGCTTAATGAAAAGAAGACTATTCTGGAAAGTGAAGTTACATCTCTTAGCAATGTGAAGACGAACATTGGAAATGAGACTGATTTGCTCAACAAGGAGAAGATGAAATTGCTTAGCGAATCCGAACTTCTTAACAAAGACAAGTCTGCACTAGAGAGTGATGTTTGTTCGCTTGATGAAAAGAAGACTGTCCTGAAAAGTGAAGTCGAATCTCTTAGCAACAAGAAGACTGACATGGAAAATGAGACTCAGTTGCTTCGCAAGGAGAATATGCAACTGCGAAGTGAGTTTGAAGATCTCAACAAAGATAAATCTACAGTAGAGAGTGATATTTGTTCGTTCAATGAAAAGAAGACTCTCCTGGAAAGAGAAGTTGAATCGCTAAGTAATGAGAAGATTGTCCTGGGAAATGAGACTGGGTTGCTCAACAAGGAGAAGACGAAACTGCAAAGTGATCTGCAGTTGCTCAacaaagaaaagtctacgatacAAGGTGATATATGTTCGACCAAGAAAACCGGAACTAATATGGAAAGTGAAGTTGAATTGCTTCGCAATGAGAAGACTAAGCTGGGAAATGAGACTTTCTTGCTtaagaaggagaagacgaaatTGCAAAgtgattttgaaaaatataagttcACAGTAGAGAGTGATATTTGTTCACTTGACGACAAGAAGAATATTCTGGAAAGTGAAATTGAATCACTTAATGATGTGAAGACTGAATTGGTAGCTGAAACTAAGTTTCTCACCGAAGAGAAAACTGAAGTAGCAATTGATGTTGTCCTACTCGAGCAAAAAAAGTGTGAAGTGGAAACTGATTTTGGGTTTCtccaaaataagaagaaaacgcTGCGCAGTGATATTGAGTCTTTGAACAAAGAGAAGGCTACACTAGGAACTGATTTTGAACTCACCAATAAAGACAAGGATAAGTTGcgaaatgaaattaaatttctCAATGAGGAGAAGGATAAATTGCAATCTGATATTGAATTTCTCATTGCAGAGAAGACTGAAGTTGTTCCTTCTGCAATATATGAAGTTAATGAATCTAGTATCTGCCGAGAGATGGCAGGAGCTGAGAATAAAAAAGTGGTTGCCAGCGAAAGCATTTACATTGAACAGTTTCGGAAAGTTCAGCAAGAAGTTATCGAGGTAAGCGTTGCTAAATGTCTTCACTCACCCTTGGATTGATCTTCTAACATGACATGTTGCTTTATCCGCGTATGCTACTAATGCAGGAAATGGGGTCAGACAATGTAACCAGAAATGCAGTGATTGGAGTTAAAAAGAGAAAGAGTGGAGATCCAGAGCTGAGGAATTCCAGAGAGAAGAAGAGAGCCATGCTGAAAGAAGTAATTGGTCTCCAGTTGAACAGTACCGATAAGTAAAATAGAGCTACAGACTCATGAGTCTTACGCATTCCTGTAATCGAGCTAAGCATTTTCATCTTTACAGCTTTACAGTGAAAATGTGGTAATGTCTAGATTTTGAGGTTTTTTGGGTACACAAGGGGGTGGATGGAGATAATGATAGATATATGGAAGGATAGAATAAAGATGTTGACAGTATGCTCATGATGTGAATTTGAACTTTAGAATTTGTAATGTTCTGAATTTGAAATGTGAAACTGCTTCCAAATTATCCCTTTTGAGAAAATGCTTTATCATGTTATTTGTTCGGGGTTTACTTGTTGAGATATCACCTGAACCTTGGACACCATTGCATTTTTTTACTACCCCTAAATCATTCTTGTAGTTGTGAGAAATCTCACAACCACACCCTAGATGAAATGTATAGAACAATTCAAGTAATCTCCATAAGAATCACAAGAACAATTCAAGTAATCTCCATAAGAATCACAAGAACATTCAAGATAAAGAATTCTAACTTGCTCTCCAAAcaatttttctctctcctaaaatcttgtctaagctctcaaaaagatctccatCAATACAAAGTCGCTcgtctccttatataggagtctacatagtggatgacagctaacgaAGCCTTTATTTTCGGTTCTGACGTGCGTTATTAACGCGCGCTTATGTTGACTCTTCTCGCACGTTCTCTTAATATCGCACaactcttcacactttactcctGATTAAGTTGACGTCATCCGAGAAAGGAAGACGaagtaaaaagagaaaaaattatcTCTCTTCAAACTCAGTTAATAAATAGGTAAAAAAGGTGACCGGTTAAATCAAGACGTGCTGGTAGAAAATGAAGGAAATCGACACGTGTAGACGGTTAAACTGAAATCACAGAAATATGTTAGAAGAAAGGAATACAAAGAGGTAAATGGGTGCGGTAGAAAAGATCggagtttctcatatcgctcttTCTTTAAAAAGAACAGCataagaagaggcaaaatgtaggagtaaaataCCGCACACCTAATAGATATGCGAAGTAATGATCCTCAAGCCTGAGCGAAGACGACCGCACATAGCATATACGGAATGACGCATCGGATGACGTCTACTTAATCACGAGAAAAGTGTAAAAAGCTGTGCGATATTAAGAGAACGTGTGAGAAGAGTCAATGTCACGCCGGATCCGAAAATAAAGGCTTATTAGCTGTCATcaactatgtaaactcctatatatgGAGACGAGCGACTTTGTATtgagggagatctttttgagagcttagACAAGATTTTATGAGAGAAAGATTGTTTGGAGAGAAAGTTAGAATTCTTTATCTCTTTGTATTCAATTTAAATATTTTAATGAATGTTCTTGTGATTCTTATGGAGATTACTTAGATTGTTCTATAAATTTCATCTAGGGTGTGGTTGTGTGACTTTTGATCCCTTAGTACATTCAAGTAACAAAGAGtaggaaaagagaaagaaaataaggacCACTACTTCCCGCCAGCGTCGTCTTCACTAACGTCGGAATCATGATCTTCTTCCTCGGTATCTTCATATTCAACATCGCTATCAGAGATGTCGGAAGTTTCTTCATTATCTGAAGGATCTTTGAACTCATAACCTGGCATAGGGATACGATGCTCAGCACAGAGTTCACCCACTTCTCCTTTAACATCCTCATCACGTATGCGAATAGCATCTTTGGTTAGATTGGAGACAGTGGATTTGAGCCTTTTCTTGAGTCTACGACACTTAATATCACGAGCTGCAAAATTCGCTTCCAATCTTTTAATTTCAGCAGAGGACTTCGTTTGGAGACTTTCGATATCCCTCAGATATCTCTTCTCCTTTTCGAGGAATTCCTTCTCGACAGCTGCGAAGAGATAACGACAAGTGTCAAGATCGCACGTAAATAATTTAAGAGATAAAAACAGGGGAAAAGTTATTAACAAGGATAATGAGGAACCTTCTTTTTTAGAAAGGATGGATTTAACCAAAGATGCATGGTCATATTCTAAGCTAACATTTGTGGCCAACCTCAACCTAGCATTGTCAAGGAATCTAGCATCCCATTCAAAATCATCATCATTCTCTATTAGAAGACGAGTGCGAAGTTCATCCTCAAGAATAAGAAGTGTATTCTTCTCACTTATTGCCCGACCCATTCTATTTGAATCATGAATTGAGCCTCGTGAAAATCCTTCAGAGCCTTCGCACCTTTAGCGATTACCTGATCTTTCTCGATAATAAGTTCATTCTTTTTCGCTTCTAAAGTCTTAATTCTCTCTTTATCCTTACGAGCGCGACATTGAAAAGTTCTATTAGCAGCTAGCATGGGCCTATGATAAAAAATAAGGGCTTCATACTTCGACCTCAGTTCCCCCCAACTAAGACCCTCTAAACCACTAATGGGTAAATTATCCAAGGAGGCGTTAAGACACTCCAAAAGGGCATCATTATCGTCATGCAGACTAGCCTCCTTATCGGTCAAATTATAAACTTCTGCAAATATAAGTAGttgaaaaaacatgaagatgtaaCAAAAGTTATAAGATGAAAAGGAACGAAAATAAATGAACCTATTAACTGGTTATTCCTTTGGTGAAGTTCATCTACCTCTCGCGTCTTACACGAAATTTCCTCCTTAGACTTCTGACACTCAGCCTCTAAGGAGCGAACTTTTCTATGCAAATCAGTGGCAACAACACGAGAAGCTCGCGCATTCTGTAACAATAAAAGGACAAGAGAATTTAAAACTAttaagaagtgaagaagaaataCCATCTTAAACTCATCCAAATTTaggaaagaaaaaggaaacataCCAAAGTGCCCAGGGCGAAGAGAAAATCTGGAGATATAGCTGAGGTAGATCCTCGCATAGATTTGTGATTCAAGGTGGGAGCATCACATATGGTAGAAATCATTTCACACGTGCGATTTAAATCATCATCACCAGCGGCAGAGAGGGAGTCTTTGAAGATAAGAGATAGTTGAGCCATGGGAGAAGCTGAGGCAGAATCATCAAGGAATGGAGGTTCGTCTCCCTGAGAACAAGAAactaaaggagaaggagaagatgaagtaggagcaatttttcttttcttcttggggTTAGCTCCCTTATTGTTGTTCTTCACAGAGATCTTAGAAGAAACGATTTTGCCCTTAGCCTTCGCACGGGAAGAAACCCTCTCCTCACCCTCAGAAGAACTTTCATCACCAGCGCCACCAATATCTAACTCGTCTACCTTCGCACACAGataaagataagaaatagaggaaacaatattgttaaaatttgAGTAAaggtatttcttacttcatcagTGATCGAACGTAGCGCTTCCAGTGTGCCTCGCCTTCCGTGAGCCTTAAAATCTTTCTTCAACTTGGCAATCTGAAGATAAGAAAACTAGTgagtaaaagagaaagaaaataaataaataaaaattggaaaaCAAGCGAAGCCTATAATAGTACACCGCAGCATCTCTCTCAGTCCAATTGAACTCCCAATGGGAACAGGCAGAAAAAACCTCAGGAAGAGGATTTATCGAATTGTCAGCACCGAAGCCagtaatgtaaggaccctcaaggagGACAGGGTAAATGTTCCAGCGATTGTTGTTAGATTTTCGTGTGGTGCGGTTGGTCTTGTCGTGaaaatcaacatctcgcataatcCTTATATTCTCCGCGATGCCATATTTCCTCGCCAGACGAACAACCCAGCGAGGTGACTCATTCTTCATAATCACAACTTCGTAGTTAGCGAAGAAGCTCTCAACAGTATAGTCAGAAGGGACAATTTCCAAATCAGCGTACGCTTCATTCTTGTATTCTCTAGGGTAAAGGGACCCCAATCCAGCTGCACGGCGAGCGAAATCCACCATGATCCTGATATCATCCCCACTCAACTGAAAAAACGTGCGCTTGAAATTCTCATGAGATAAAAATTTATAAAACAAAGGAATTCGCGGGTCTAAGAGAGGAATATGGAGACCAGCGAGAAGCTGCCTTAAGGAGTTAATGATTTTTTGATCATTCCATTGATCAATCTCAAACCATCTAGGGTTAAGCGTCAAAGTAGGACCTGATAAAGAAGGATCGGATAATTTAAAACCTTTATGTATGAGTTCAACTTCAAGTCTCTCAAAGTCTTGAACCATTTTCCACCCAGCCTTGTGCCCCATTGTTGTTCTTATAGAATAGGAATATAAATATCAATATAATCAATATGATCAAGAAAGCGAGATAATACAATGAGTGGGAGATTAAAAGAATAGTTGGAACGAGGGAGAAAAAGAAAATGCGAAGTGAGATGAATCAAGATCGAGGAGagtaaaaaaaaagatgaaaacgaGAGAGGATATATAAAGAATTCCCTTTCCCTCATTCGAAATCCCACGCATTAATGGGTGAGAAGATATGAAGAGACAGTTGAAAGGAAAAATCGCAACGTGTCAAGAGGTAAACCAATGAGAACGACACGGGGAACGATCTAGTCTGAGATCCCAGATTATTGCCAGTCAATGAATATGAAAAGTTAAGAGGGTGCGGCAAATGATATGTAAAGGCGTGAGAGTGACTAGGAAAAATTTCTCTCATCGCTCTTTATTCAACAAAGATCgctaagagaagagaaaaaatatAGGGGTAAAATATCGCACAGATAGCTATCACGCAAAGTGGTAGCATTATAAGGGGGCGAACTCGCTCGCACATAGCATATTCCGGATGACGAATGACGTCACAAAGTCACGATTAAAGTGTGGAAGTTGTGTGAAGTGAAAGGGCACGTGCTAGAAGACCCAACATAagcctgcgagaacatcgcacgtcagatccgaaaacaggggctttattagctgtcctccactatgtaaactcatATATATAGGACCAACTACCATTGTAttggagagagatcttttggagaGTTGAGATAgaattttaggagagagaaagttattttctccccaagttagggttttatcttcttctttccttgtattgatttctaaacttaataaaattcttaTAAGTGTTCTTCATCATGGTTTCATAGTTTTGTCTATAGATTATTCAAgaggtgtagttgtgggatttcctacaactataGATCCTATATAATTTCTATTAGTTTTCCGTATTTACAAGTATAGGTGTAACGACAGGAAATCCTACAGGACATCCAAACGATAATCTTACTAATTCCTAAGACATAATTCACATTAAAAAACacaactcttaattttattgattaattattACTATGATACAAGTAAGAAcacagcaaaaccctaattttaactcTCTCATATCTCAAATAACATAGCCCTCCCTATTACTAAATTACTCAACTCCCTTTACAATGATctaaggtctctatttataggaaaatagtGAAGTGGATTACAACTCACTTTTATCTCGAGTAAAGTCCCACTTTTTTCATGATTCTGCTTTTTACTTTGCACAAACGATTTTCAATAAAGTTTTCCCCTCTCTTTCGCCGATAATCCCGACAACTTGTCGGTACAGCTGTTctaatttattttataaaaattaaCCTTCTCCAAGTATCTGTCTACTTCGGTTTATCAAGACGTCGTCGTTATTCAGATTCTTGTTTATTCGTTATTTAATTTGTTTAATGAATACTTCGAgatttcttctttaattgctTACTTCGCAGATCTAATTCTTCATGCTTCGTAGATCCGATTTTCGTAAAAGTAACTCTGACACTTATTTGACCTGTCACTGACATTTCATCCTCGAGGTTGTTTAAAAGATCTTCCAGAAGACTTTATTCATCTATTTTGTATCATCTTCTTTAGACACGTGGTGAGTAGGTTTTCTGTAccaatgtttttccttttctcgTTGCATTCGCATGGACTAAGGGTGAAACGAGAATTCTTATCGAATTTGTAACCGCCACGTTCCCTTCCATGCCTCCACGTTGTCATGTTTTCTCCTCAACCGGTTAACATCGGTTCCTCTCCTCCCATCGTGCTCATGACTTGCCTTAGCCGGCTACCTACTGCCTTACTGTAAATATTTCGATCAACTGTAACtctcattttctttctttatttttgctctttcttctcttctgcTGCTGCAGTTCTTCTTCCCGATTAACTAAATCTTTCAACtacttatttctccattttctaaTGTTTACTGTgaatctttaatcttcaatattcATGGCTCCTAAGAAAACTCCATCTCCA
Above is a genomic segment from Papaver somniferum cultivar HN1 chromosome 10, ASM357369v1, whole genome shotgun sequence containing:
- the LOC113316746 gene encoding myosin-11-like, translating into MEVQNEAVNIELKFTWRIANFSHLKELKHYSKVFTIGSCKWKLLVYPNRLYSWGETFVSIYLVAVDPVDSQYAKFFKEHNFTKLDDKKGFSEFVRVITLKDPGNGYIVNDTIIVEVQFTLKSAEDSNKRICVDQQKKKNKQIIDLESNPQLIKKVDKQNGNTSKEVITLLSDDEDQEDVESLEKLKLTLGSEIEILNKESPNSEVILNHSENAKLQSDFEVLNKKQTTVQGDICSLNDKRITLENKVQSLRNDTELLNKEKKKLGSELKSLTKEKSTAESNIYSLNEKKTILESEVTSLSNVKTNIGNETDLLNKEKMKLLSESELLNKDKSALESDVCSLDEKKTVLKSEVESLSNKKTDMENETQLLRKENMQLRSEFEDLNKDKSTVESDICSFNEKKTLLEREVESLSNEKIVLGNETGLLNKEKTKLQSDLQLLNKEKSTIQGDICSTKKTGTNMESEVELLRNEKTKLGNETFLLKKEKTKLQSDFEKYKFTVESDICSLDDKKNILESEIESLNDVKTELVAETKFLTEEKTEVAIDVVLLEQKKCEVETDFGFLQNKKKTLRSDIESLNKEKATLGTDFELTNKDKDKLRNEIKFLNEEKDKLQSDIEFLIAEKTEVVPSAIYEVNESSICREMAGAENKKVVASESIYIEQFRKVQQEVIEEMGSDNVTRNAVIGVKKRKSGDPELRNSREKKRAMLKEVIGLQLNSTDK